The Acipenser ruthenus chromosome 11, fAciRut3.2 maternal haplotype, whole genome shotgun sequence region TTAAAAGCCCAGTCCAGAGCTCAGAGCTTGGTGCTTAATATGAAGGACAGTGGGGCGTGGTTTCAATCCGATTGCAGGTGTATGAATCACCTTTAACAGCAGCCCTTCTCAGTTCAGTATTCACTCCGAACCTGCATGGCGCTACAAGCTACTTGTCAGTGTATTCGGATATGTGTAGATTAGCAGGAGCCTGATTAGTTTCAAATCTCTGAAGTGTTGTAAAAATGAATTTGTTCACACTGGACTGACATGTCAGCCAACGGTTTTAAACTGGGTCCTAGGGTGTGTAAGATTAAAGTTAGAGCAAGGAAGTGTGCAGTACTGTAATTGAGTAACATTCATCGGCTACTCCCAAGCCTTGTTCATTTTAATATGCAGCGCAACTGCATGGCCTTAATTTTACTGGTGTGGATATTGGTTAGAGTTgaggggactgggagggaggcaggcaatGTGGTCTACAGGTTagcgctgagggactgggagaaaTATGGGTTCCAGCTGTCTGGTGGCATTTTTATCGATTTCTTTTTGAGACAGCCCTCCCTTTGTCCTTGTCGCAGTAAATGGGAACGAATTAAAAGAGGATGTTACTCACTCTTTGAAGTCTTCCTTATGTTGTATGAAACTCTTTGTCTAGTTGTGGTTTTAGAAAAGCAATAGAAAGCATGGTTTTGCAAACAGGGAACTGCTCAGTGTGTTCAGGGATTGCTGTGAAGTTAGCTGTAATAACAATGAGTACTGTGTATATGAATTGTCACATGGCAGGAGGAGGAGTGTGAAAGtgtaaatgtatgtactgtatgagcCCATTAACTACCAGGTTTAATTTATTCTGAtgattaaaatgcagtttaatattcgtgaaactgttctagactgttatCTGGCTTCTTTAACAAATACCaaacttttttaaaattcatCCAGACAGATTTGAAACCTTGTGAGGAGAAGGACCAGCTCCTAAACTACAGCATTAGAATACGTTGGTGTCCTGAGGttctttcaataaaaataaaaaagggatgtGAACCAACATAACCATGAGGGCTGCCCTACAATGGTGCACTTTCAGACGCTTTTCAGTGAATATAATATTTCTATTGCACCTTTCATCATCGACcccaaagcacttcacacacacacaattaaaccaAAAACATTCTAATgcaaaatggaataaaacacaaataaaaatgaggTAATAACCACTTCATAAACAAAGGTGGAAATGCCGTTGACCAGAATTAAGGGTGGGACCTTTAAAGTAAACCAGTTCGTTTTAAGATGTCTCAAGCAGCCAGCTGCTTTTCAAAATAATTTGCCCGTGAAAAATCAGCATTAAATAATGAAATGGTGGAAGTTATTATTAGAAGCTGACCGAGTCACTGCTTTTGAGTACCTAACTGTGAAGCACAGCCAGGAGGTTCGGTCCCAGTACATTATATTATTGCAATATTAATGTGtgatacaaagaaaaaaatatatatttcatcacTGCTGTCCGTTCCTGttatgagctgtgctgtgtgctcacTGAACCTGCCCTGCAAATGCTTACCTAACCGTTCTCTGctctgagacctgaatgaaccagGGCGGGGGGcacagtcactggaacagcacatgCTTTACTCCCCCTTCTTCAGcagttcattttttgttttcctcGTCTCTCTCGATGCTGGAGAACGAGGACCCTGGAGCTCTGCAATAGGCAGAGAGGCTCTCCTGGTCATTCAGGACAGCCCTTGTGTTCCTGGTTCAAGGCTGTTGCACATTTCTGTCAGGTTATAGTAAAAGAAGTCCCTGTTCCCTGCTGTTTGTGTTGTACTGCAGGCTACTGAACTGACAGCAGCCACATGCAGTATTGTTAACCCCTCGCTGACTCTCACCGTTGTTCAATATCTGTACAAAGAAGAACAATAATGTAAATGTCGGATGAGTGAGCAGGTTACTCATAATAACTGCTGTTTCCCTTTTATTCATTCAGGATCATGTTAAGCAGCATTAGGAGTTGTTTAGTTTGTTCCTATTTACTGTAACAAAATGTCTTAAAAACCCTCtgcactattttttgtttttgctttttcttAATTAAAGCCGATCTTACATCCAAAGATAGCGCTTTCCTTGTCTTTTCTTTCTCCCAGGCTGGATTAGGTCTCAGAAAACGTACAGCGAATTGAACCTTCTGCATCCCTACAGCAGTACACAATACCAGCCTCGCTTCAGTAAAAATGAATCGGAAATATGTTCAGAACCGAATAAATGCTAACCAGGCCAGGAGAGATCACATACCCAAAAGCAGCGAGTTCCCAAGTACTGACCTGGCTCAGCTTCGGAGATCTGGCCCGAAGTGCTACAAGACTGCACCCCAACATGGTCCTGCCCAGGCAGAACATGCAGAAATTTGGACCTTCAAGAGCtaaagctgctgtttgttttcctTGGTGCATCAAAATATCTGTTAGgacaaattcaagaaaaaaaaagcaagctcaCAAGTGTCAAGTAGAACATAACATTTTAATGTGCTTTCCGAcctaaaacaaaaattaaaatcatAGTGTAATCCAAATCTTTTCCTCACAATTTCCTGCCGTGCGGTGGGGGTTGGGTAAAGGGACACAATACAGAATTGTCAACTTCAATTTTGAAGTCAAtaatcattaatttaaaaatgtttggtaTTCACAAATCTGTTCTCGACTGCTGTTTTAAAGAGGGTTAACAGCAGTCTCCAGTTtcagtgaaacaaaacaaacaataaaaaaagaatgctagACAGAGCCAcactgctgtaaaataaaacaaatcgttctgattgtgttacatgattaaaataaagtaaaaagggGGAAGTCaatgtttacaaacacacacaaaaaacgtaAACACAGTGTTACACTGTTTACAGACGCAGCAATACcctttcagaaaaagaaaaacccACAATTACTGGACAGCATTCAGCCAGCgatctttttaaaacaattcctctgaaagaaacagcaacagcatacAATCCACAGGAGGCAGGCAGCACAGTGCACTAAATAAAAACCCCACCGCCACGAGAATTAAAACAAGCCGAATTAGAATAAAAACGTGAAGACGATCAGCagtctccctcctcctcctcctcctcctcctcctcctctccctgtgCAGTGTAGACGGTCTGATTCCTCCTCTTAATCTTTTTTGTACCCTCGCCCGTGGCTGCGTTCTCCCCGCTGATGCGCTTGGGAGGCCGTGCTGCGCTGCTCTCTTCACTAGGGGGTGAGCTGGTCCCCTCCATGCCATCTGTTAACCCCGCCCCCTCATGCCGTGCCGGCTCCTCATTGGTGGAATCCTCCGAGGACGAGACCCTAATGGGTTCGGGCAGGCTGGCAGTGAGCGAAAAGGGGGGCCGATTCCCGATCAGCCCGTCACTGCTGCTGGTTCTACTGGGAGAGGGCAGGACGAGGCGTGCCGGGGGGCTCTGTATCGCCGCTTCCTCGCCACCCTCCTCCTCCCACTCCTCTTCGATGGTGATCTCATCAGGGTTGACGGAGCTGGACAGCCCCGAGGTGTCAGTGGGGTATTCGCTGGGCTCCTCTGCGCTCCCTGTGCTCAGgttatcctcctcctcctcctcctcctcccagctTACCCCCTCAGTCCTGCATGCGTTGGGGTCGGTGAGCCCCAGACAGGCACACAGCTCTGTGGTTTGGGGGTTCACTGCATAGGTGGGCTCTCGCTGTAACTGGGGGTTGTTGGGGTCGTAGTGGGGCGCCGTTGCGCTGAAGTTCTCAGGGACACGTAGGTCACCCCCCAGGTCAGACTGGACCTCCTTCATGCCAGACTCAGAGGCGCTGTAATCCCACCTGGGAACACCAGGGAGCAGCAGACACATAGGTTAGTACAGCACTCTTTGTTTACCACTGAAATCAACTATCTGGAAATCCCAATCTGATTACCTTGGGATTACTTGTTACCCTGTGTGATTGCTATTGttcagttcagatgcaaaaagtACAGTACTAACTTtacacagcaaaaacaaaaaaatcctgtaataCGGACAGCATTAATGAAGGGTCTGTGCAAGTACAGTCAACATGGCCAAACCAACCCTAACCTGATTCATTCCTTGCTTAGTTTCAAGCTTACTCCCGTCAGTATCTTTCTTTTGCCTCCCCACTCACTAGCTTTACTAGCTCAACTCATAGACACGTTTTTTCTAGGACAGATAAActtaacccattccatcccctcaccactttcTGTGTAAAGTGTCTAACCCTCTGTCCTaaatctatctccacttaatttccatctGTCCTCTGTCTGGTCTGGTCAGTGTTTGAGCAGGCTGTGCCGGGGATCTGCTCACCGGGAGAAGAGGCCGTTGTTCTCTGGCATGTTCCAGGTCCTGGCGGTCGTGTTGACCAGGCTGGCGGTGTTCTTCAGGATGGACAGCCACTCAGGGTCGTACTCCAGCCGGTCCGAGGCACTGGGGTCCTGCTCGATATCCACTATCTGAGACACAGCCGGGAAAACGGGTAAGGGCAGGGGAAGACACAGGGCGGTGCACCTACAGGCCTGACACTGCGTTACTCTGGGGGTGTGCAGAACCTCGTTTCCATGGCCCGCTATGGGAAAGGGGCAGAAGAATGATCCGGGGAAGCTCGGATTGGCTAAATTAACATGGAAACGCAGTATGAGGGGCAGCAGAGTTTTCATCCTGGGTTGAGTGGTGCAGGCTCTCTTACTAGTTATAGAAAATGCCATCTCATGCAGTTCAGGGGTGACAAAGTGTTCTGTGAAATGGTTTATTATATAGTAACAGACACCCTCCACACTATGTAACTTATTATAAATCCACCCCAAAAAATAAGAACTACTACTAAGTTAACATTGGATTTGTGTCACGTGTTCTATGCACTGGATGATACACAGGATAGGATGTACTGGTATTGTGACAGCTCCTTCCCAGTGATTCTCAATGTTTTATTTCTCATACATGAATTCGAACAGCAACGCCAGATTTGTCAtttgcacaattgtatcagacaGTAGAAAAGGCACCCTTTAAAGTTTCCAAATCAGAAATAGATAAGTCATAtctatagcagtgtggagtagtggttagggctctggactcttgcccagagggttgtgggttcaatccccagtgggggacactgctgttgtacccttgagcaaggtactttacctagattgctccagtaaaaacccaactgtataaataatagtaattgtatgtaaaaataatgtgatatctgtataatgtgaaataacgtATAATGTGATAACTCCTTTAAATCCCTGATGTGACGCCCACTCACCTGCAGGAAGTCTCGGTGAGGCAGGCACTTGTCGAGCGACAGGAACTTGGTTGCCTTTGGCAACAAGTCCTTCTGCGCCTggaaacacagaacacacacaagcCTGTAACACGCTTTCATTTACTGGGATaaactgtgtgtatgtatgaatAATCTTTGAACAGCACACATGCAACCAGGTGGCCGAACACTGTTACTGCAATTTACTTCCCAACATTTCTTGCTTACAGGTTTGCAAGGTTTCTTGAATTTCTAATTTGATGGCATAGTAATTTAATTAGTAATGACTTTAATTGGTCATTTAATAGTGTTTTACTATAATGTGGTACATCGggctaattcaaaatgaaagaatattcgaTAATGTGTTTACGTTTTAAAAGACCAGCcctatgaatgaatgaatgaatgaatgaatgaatgattgtgAGGCTGACCTGGTGCTGCATGTAGGCTGCGAACTTGACGTGCAGGTGAGCGGAGAACCAGTACTCAGGCTGCAGGTGCTGAAGAAGCTCCGCCGCAGCCGGGCTGCCCAGCGAGTTCGACTCCACTTCCTGCCGCAGGAAAGACTTCCTCTTCAGCAGCTGAGACTTGTTGCCGTAGTGATAGATCCCTCGCGGCCAATCGTGAGACAGGAAGATATCCATGGGCTGCCGGATCTGAGAGAACACGGTGAGCAACGATCACCCATCGACTGCagtgcagacacagacacacaccgagacacacacagagtTTACAGTCTTCATGAGAACTCTGCACTGAACCCCATACTGTAGATTTACTATTCTACAAACTCCAGAGGAACGGGCGGGGATGGGGGGGGATCAACACAACAATGAAAGTTGAAgttagacattacaatatgttTAAACATTACAGGGATGTTCCCATAAGGTCAGGTTTTTCTTACTTagtggggacttttttgaccctGTAAGCG contains the following coding sequences:
- the LOC117426759 gene encoding lariat debranching enzyme A-like isoform X1 → MKVAVEGCCHGELDKIYETIAFLERKEGVKVDLLLCCGDFQAVRNEADMKCMAVPQKYRQMQTFYKYYSGEKKAPVLTIFVGGNHEASNHMQELPYGGWVAPNIYYLGYAGVVRYRGVRIGGLSGIFKSHDYRKGHFECPPYDQQTVRSAYHVRNIEVFKLKQIRQPMDIFLSHDWPRGIYHYGNKSQLLKRKSFLRQEVESNSLGSPAAAELLQHLQPEYWFSAHLHVKFAAYMQHQAQKDLLPKATKFLSLDKCLPHRDFLQIVDIEQDPSASDRLEYDPEWLSILKNTASLVNTTARTWNMPENNGLFSRWDYSASESGMKEVQSDLGGDLRVPENFSATAPHYDPNNPQLQREPTYAVNPQTTELCACLGLTDPNACRTEGVSWEEEEEEEDNLSTGSAEEPSEYPTDTSGLSSSVNPDEITIEEEWEEEGGEEAAIQSPPARLVLPSPSRTSSSDGLIGNRPPFSLTASLPEPIRVSSSEDSTNEEPARHEGAGLTDGMEGTSSPPSEESSAARPPKRISGENAATGEGTKKIKRRNQTVYTAQGEEEEEEEEEEGDC
- the LOC117426759 gene encoding lariat debranching enzyme-like isoform X2, which translates into the protein MILIIIIIIQTFYKYYSGEKKAPVLTIFVGGNHEASNHMQELPYGGWVAPNIYYLGYAGVVRYRGVRIGGLSGIFKSHDYRKGHFECPPYDQQTVRSAYHVRNIEVFKLKQIRQPMDIFLSHDWPRGIYHYGNKSQLLKRKSFLRQEVESNSLGSPAAAELLQHLQPEYWFSAHLHVKFAAYMQHQAQKDLLPKATKFLSLDKCLPHRDFLQIVDIEQDPSASDRLEYDPEWLSILKNTASLVNTTARTWNMPENNGLFSRWDYSASESGMKEVQSDLGGDLRVPENFSATAPHYDPNNPQLQREPTYAVNPQTTELCACLGLTDPNACRTEGVSWEEEEEEEDNLSTGSAEEPSEYPTDTSGLSSSVNPDEITIEEEWEEEGGEEAAIQSPPARLVLPSPSRTSSSDGLIGNRPPFSLTASLPEPIRVSSSEDSTNEEPARHEGAGLTDGMEGTSSPPSEESSAARPPKRISGENAATGEGTKKIKRRNQTVYTAQGEEEEEEEEEEGDC